The following nucleotide sequence is from Thermotoga sp..
GGAGCAAGCTTATCCGGGGCTGAGGGAAGCGCACTTGGTGCATTTTTTGGAGCACTGGTTATGACCACGATATACAACGGATCGGTTCACTTGAACATCAATCCTTTCTGGCAAAGGGTATTGGTTGGTGTGATTGTTGTCATTGCCGTTGGTATAGATCAGTTGAGAAAGAAAAGGTGATACTGGAAGGAGGGTCAAATCATGGAAAAGTACAAGGTGGGACTTATCAGCTTTTCTGACGGGAGGGAATACGTACACAAAGAGCTGGAGAGGATTGTGAAAGGATTTGAAGACAAAATAGTGAGGACGTTGGAAGAGACGGGTGAAGTGGAGGTTATAAGGGCAAAGGAAATCGTGTGGAAACCGTCGATAGCGAAGAGAGAAGCAAAAAGACTGGCAGAAGAGGGAGCAGAAGTAACGATATTCAACTACGCGGTATGGGCGTTTCCACATTTTACAGTACTTGCGAGCAAATTTGCACCGGGTCCTTTTTTGCTCTTTTCCAACATAAATCCCCAGTATCCCGGGATGGTGGCGATGCTTTCTGCAGCGGGAGCTCTGGAACAAGATGGAACGAAGCATTACAGGATGTGGGGTGACATAGAGGATGAGGAGGTCCTCAGGAAAGTTCTGGCGTTCATCAGGGCAGGGAGCACTTACAAGAAGCTGAGAGGGCAAAGGTACGGTGTGTTCGGTGGAAGATCGATGGGAATGTACACTGCCGTGCCGAACGTGGATCTGTGGAACAAGATCTTTGGAGTAGATGTAGAGCACATAGATCAGTTCGAGATCGTGCGAAGAAGCCAGCAGATAACTGACGAAAAAGCAAGGAAAGGAAGACTGTGGATAGAGGAGAAGGCGAAGGCGGTGCACTACGACGGAAAGTATCTCACACCAGAGAAGCTGGAACTTCAAATAAAGAGCTACCACGCGGTGAGAGAGATCGTGGAAGAGATGGAATTGGACTTTGTGGGGATAAAAGGGCAGCTCGAACTCACAGAACACTTCGTCACCATGGATGTGACAGAAGCCTTCCTGAACGACCCCTACGACTGGGAGGGAAAGCACGAGCCGATCGTGTGTGCAACAGAGGCAGACTCCGATGGAGCACTCACGATGCAGATATTCAAACTGATTGCAAAAACTCCGGTGCTCTTTGCAGACGTAAGGCACTACGTAAAAGAGCACGACATACTGGACCTGTGCAACTCAGGGAACCACGCCACGTACTTTGCGGCCAGATCGTTCGAGCCAGATGAGAATATGAAGAAGGTGGAGTTCTATCCACAGACGTTCTATTTCCCTGCAGGAGGGGCTGCAGTAAAACACATAGCAGCTCCTGGAAGAGTGACACTTGGAAGACTCACAAGAGAGGATGGAAGGTACAGGTTCACAGTTATTCCTGGAGAGTTCATGGACTTTGGAGAAGAGAAAAACTACGAGATAGCAGACAGCATACAGGACAACTGGCCACACGCGTTTTTGAAGATGGAGACACCAATAAATGAGTTCTTGTCTAGGTATTCCTCCAACCACATCCACGGTGTCTATGGAGACTATGTAGAGGAAATCAGAATCTTCTGTGAGATCTCCAATATCGATTTTGTGCTGATGAAATGAGGGCGCCCGCGCGCCCTCACTTTGTTTTTAGTACGGCTCTCTGAGATTTGAGAGTTACTTCTGTTCCTCTTTCTGTTTCCCCAATTTCGATTTCTTTCACTGCTTCAATCCTTTCATTCCAGAACAACAACTTCCAGGGTTTTCCGGAATCTCTCAAGATTTCAACGTGTATTTCGTTTTCTCTTCTTTTCCCCTTCACGGACAGTTCCTCCTCATTTGAAGTGTTGTAGACACTCACTGCTTTGTTCGAAATTTCGAAAACGTTCAGTGTAACACCATCTGCGTAGTTGTAATCTGGTCTGTTGTCTACAATTCCCATTGGAAGAATGGTATTTGATCTCACGAAAAGGGGAAGCCCGAAATAGTCGTACTTTTTCCGTTCTTCACCTTCCTCCTTCCACCCTTTCTTCCGTGAGAAGATGTGTCCAGACACCTTCTGGAAGGTAGTAAGTCACCTCTCCGGTTTCACTGAAGCTCGGCACAACGAGAAACGATTCTTCCAGCGTGTACTGTCTGTCCAGATACGAACAGGTAAGGTCGTCCGGAAATTCCAGAATCATTGATCTCATGGCAGGAATTCCTTTCTTATATGCCTTGTCATCACAAGGGAAAATGTACGGCATAAGTCGACACCGGGTTTGAGAGAGATTCCCGAGGAGCTTTATAAAAGTGCGGAAATAGATGGAGCTAGGGGATGGCAAAAAATTCTTTACATAACACTTCCCTGCTTAAAACCGGTAATCATAACCACGCTGATCCTTGGATGCATCTTTACGATGAAAGTGTTTGACCTTGTGTAGATAGTCACAAGAGGAGAACCGGGGGGCTTCCCATCCTTTTACAACATTGTCGTGCTCTTTGGCCTTTGATAGATTCCAATTGAGGTTGTGAATGTGGAAGAGATTCCGGGAGAAGGGGTGAGGGCATTTTACAAAGGGGAAGAATATTTTATTGGAAAACCTTTGGATTACTCAAGGTACGATTCTCTTCTAGAAGAAGGAAAGACTGTAGTTGAGGTGAGGAAAAACGGTGAAGTTGTGGGTTTCCTCGCTATAGAAGATCCGATCCGAGAAGACAGTCCTGAGGCTGTGAGAAGGCTCAAGGAGATGGGAATAGAGCTTGTCATGATAACGGGAGATAATGAGAAGACCGCAAGAGCGGTTGCAAGGCGCCTTGGTATAGAGAGGTTCCACGCAGGTGTGAAGCCTTCCGAAAAACTGGACCTTGTGAGGTCCTATCAGGCTCAGGAAAAGAAAGTCGCAATGGTGGGAGATGGTATGAACGACGCCGCCGCTTTGAAAGGGGCAGATGTTGGAATAGCGATAGGTTCAGGGACTGACCTTGCTATCGACAGTGCAGACATCATCATAACAAAAGGTGGTATATCGAAAGTCGTCGATGCCATCGAAGTATCAAGAAAAACATTCAGAATCATAAAACAGAACCTGTTCTGGGCCTTCTTCTACAACGTGATAGCCATTCCAATGGCGATGATGGGACTGCTTCATCCGGTGATCGCGGAGATCGCCATGGCGTTCAGTTCCATCACCGTGACCCTCAATTCCATGAGGGTGAAAGAATGAGTGTCAGGTTGTTTTTTCTCGAGCACATGAAAAGCGAAAAACGGTGCATCGAGAGAAAATTGCAATTTCTATGAGGAGGTGCCATTATGAGGTACATTCTCAACGTTCCGGATATTTCCTGCAATCATTGCAAGATGAGAATTTCGAGGGCACTAGACGAACTTGGGATCAAAAACTACGAAGTGAGTGTGGAAGAAAAGAAAGTGATCGTCGAAACAGAAGATCTGAATAGCGTTTTGAAGAAGCTTGAAGAGATCGACTATCCGGTGGAAAGCTATCAGGAAGTTTGAACTATGAAAGAAGAAAGAGCATTTCTCAAAAAGTTTCTGAAAGCTTCGTCTTTCAGGCCCTCACTGTGAGCTGGCGTGAGGGCCAGTATCTTTCCTTTGTGGAATCTCTTCACCCATCCTGCGCTGGAAATACCATCTTCTGATTCACTCCAGAAGAAGATCTCCACATCCGAGTACAGCTCAACGAAGTAGTGTTCATCTATCAGTTCGAATTCAACATTTTTTCCGTAGTATCTCACTTTTTTCTGTGGCGGATGGTGTATGAACCTTCCTCCGACGAGTCTGTTGTAGCTCTCGGGGAAGCGGGCAAGTCCGGAGTGCCAGACGAAGAGTTTTCCGCCCGTTTTGACATATTCTTCCAGAAATCTCACGCTCTCTTCATCCAACCAAAGCTTCTCATCATCGATGAGATTCCACCTTCCTATGACAACAAGATCGGGAAGTTTCCTAATTTCCGAGAATTCCTCTGGTCGAAGATCGTGGATTTCCCCGTTCAAAGCGTCTTTCAGCGTTTCCAGGAAAAGATCGTGATCGTGGTATCTGTCACCAAGAAAAGCGAACACCCGCATCTCAGTCCCTCCTCACCAATATCCTATCACCACATTATGTAACAGAAATGTTAACCATTGACTTCGCACTTCTGGGCGACATAAAATTTTTTTGCAAAATGTGTTTGAATGGATCCTAAGAAAAAAATATTTTTACAAAGGAGGTGTGGGTTAATGAGTCGAAAGGTTCTGCTGGCGGTGATTTTGGGAGTATTACTTGCTTCTCTCATGTTCGGAGCTAAGTATACTTTGAAATTTGGACACGTTCTTGCTCCCGGTGAACCCTATCACCAGGCGTTTTTAAAGTGGGCTAAAGCTGTCGAGGAGAGGACAAACGGAGATGTGAAAATCGAGGTCTACCCGAGCTCGCAACTTGGTGTAGAAGAAGACATTATCGAGCAGATCAGAATGGGGGCTCCTCTTGGATGGAACACGGACTCCGCAAGGCTCGGCATGTACGTGAAAGACATAGGAGTAATGAACCTTGCGTACTTCATCGATTTCATGGGAGCAAAAACACCCGAAGAAGCTATTGAAGTTCTGAAGAAGATCAAACAGTCTCCCACAATGCAGAAATGGTTGAAGGAACTCGAGCAAAAATACGGTATAAAGGTTCTCTCGTTCTACTGGGTACAAGGCTACAGACACTTTGTGACGAACAAGCCTATCAGGAAACCAGAGGATCTCAAGGGACTCAGAATCAGAACGCCGGGTGCGCCGGCATGGCAGGAATCCATAAGGGCTCTCGGAGCGGTGCCGGTTGCCATCAACTTTGGAGAAATTTACACGGCAGTCCAGACTAAGGCGGTTGACGGTGCAGAACTCACCTACGCCAACGTCTACAACGGTGGTCTGTACGAGGTTCTGAAGTACATGTCCGAAACGGGACACTTCCTCCTCATTAACTTCGAAATCGTCAGTGCAGACTGGTTCAACAGCCTGCCACCAGAATATCAGAAGATAGTTGAGGAGGAAATGGACAAAGCAGGGATCGAGGTTTCACTCAAGATCATGAAGGAACTCGAAGAAGAGTTCAAACAGAAATGTATCGAAAAGGGTATGACGGTGATACCTGCTTCTGAGATCGACAAGGAAGCTTTCGTAGAAAGAGCAAAGCAAGCGTACAAGAAGCTTGGACTCGAAGATGCCCTCAACCAGCTAATCAGAGACGTGAAGGGAGAGTAATCACTAGCAGCCCAGCCCTCTTTTGGGCTGGGCATTCATTCTATTCCGACAGAGGTGAGAGACGTGAAAAAGCTGGACGAGATTCTTTTGAAGATCGAAAAGCACTCTGCCAAGATACTTCTTCTTGTGATGATCGTCATGGTTTTTGCTTCAGGTGTAGCAAGATTCATCGGCCATCCCATAAACTGGGCGGTGGATTTCAGCACGTTTCTGTTCGGCTGGGCGTGTTTCTTTGCTGTGGATGTTGCATGGCGCGAAAATAAGATGATGTCTGTAGACATCTTTGTGAAACGCCTTTCGGAGCGGAAACAGAGGATCATAAGACTCATAAATTACTTCATCATTCTTGCGTTTTCTTTCTATTTGATCGTGTGGGGCTTTTACCTGTCTTATAAAACGAGGTACAGAACCTTCGTTGGTATGCCAAACTTCAGCTACACCTGGGTTACCTTGAGTGTTCCTGTCGGCGGGATGCTCCTGTTCAGAACCACCATTTTGAAGATAATGGCCGAATTCCGCAACAAGAAGGAGGCACAGTAATATGCTCATAGTGTTGATCGCGTTTGCGGTATTTTTGATTCTGGGTATGCCTGTTGCATTTGCAATTGGAATATCTGGTTTTCTATGGTTTCTTCAACACCCTGAACTTCCCATTACAATTCCTATTCAAAGGTTGCTCTCTCAGACGGTCAACTTCGCCCTTTTGGCTATTCCCATGTTCATAGTGGCGGGGAATGTGATGAACTCCGCTGGTGTGACAAAAAGGCTTCTTGATTTTGCCTCCACACTTGTTGGACATATGAAAGGTGGACTCGGTCAAGTGTCAGCGGTTCTCTCCACACTGATGGGAGGAGTTTCTGGTTCCAGTATAGCGGACGCAGCGATGGAAACAAGAATGCTTGGGCCCGAGATGTTGAGAAGAGGGTATCCAAGAGGTTTTGCCGTGGCTGTCAACGTCTGGACATCTTTAATCACGCCGATCATACCTCCGGGGATCGCCTTCATCATCTACGGTACGATAGGGCAGGTTTCCATTGGAAGACTTTTCGCGGCGGGAATTGGGCCTGGTCTTCTTTTGATGGTCGTCTACATGATCACTATCTGGTCTGTCGCAAATAGATTGAATCTTGCTCCGGAAAGGGAAAAGCGTGCGTCGGGGAAGGAAATTGTTGAAGCGCTGGGAAAGAGCATCTGGGCGCTCATTTTCCCCGTCCTGTTGATCGTTGGTCTTAGAGGGGGTATTTTCACCCCGTCGGAAGTTGGTTCTTTTGCCGTGTTGTACGGAATGTTGGTTGGTTTTCTGATTCACAGAGAGATGTCTTTCAGGACTTTCTATTGGGAAACCCTTGAGAACTCTCTTGGTGATATCGGTAGCGTCATGTTCATTCTTTCGATGTCCGCCATCTTTGGATATGGGATGATCTGGGAGAGAATCCCGGAAAGACTTGCTCAGTTCCTGCTCGGTATCACCAGCAATCCGAGCTTGTTGATGATCATGATTTCCATATTCCTCGTGTTCGCAGGTTTGTTCGTGGATGCGACGGCTTTGATCCTCATGCTCACAGCTGTTCTTCTTCCGGTGGCAAGGCAGGTGGGGATCGATCCTGTTCATTTTGGTCTGGTGTTCATTTTGTCCGCTGCCATGGGAAATCAGACTCCTCCCGTTGGAGCGTCGATGTACGCAGGTTGTTCTGTTCTCGGAGCTACCCTGGAAGAGTACGTGAAAGCATCTTGGCCTTTCCTCATAGTAACGGTGATAGCTATACTCCTCATCATTTTCTTCCCGCAGCTTGTTTTGTTCATACCGAATCTCATCTTTGGATAAGGAGGGATTGAAACTATGAACTTTCAAGGAAAAGTGGTACTGATAACCGGTGCAGGATCGGGAATAGGAAAGAAAGCCGCCGTCATGTTCGCGGAGAAAGGAGCAAAGGTGGCGGTGAACGATATCTCTGAGGAAAAAGGTAATGGAACAGTAGAACTGATAAAGAGCAAAGGTGGAGAGGCAATTTTCGTTTTCGGTGATGTTGCAAAAGATGCTGAACAGATAGTGAAAAGGACGGTGGAAACTTTTGGGAGGCTTGATATCCTGGTGAACAACGCTGGTATAGTTCCATACGGAAACATAGAAGAAACTTCAGAGGAGGACTTCGACAGAACGATC
It contains:
- a CDS encoding L-fucose/L-arabinose isomerase family protein; amino-acid sequence: MMEKYKVGLISFSDGREYVHKELERIVKGFEDKIVRTLEETGEVEVIRAKEIVWKPSIAKREAKRLAEEGAEVTIFNYAVWAFPHFTVLASKFAPGPFLLFSNINPQYPGMVAMLSAAGALEQDGTKHYRMWGDIEDEEVLRKVLAFIRAGSTYKKLRGQRYGVFGGRSMGMYTAVPNVDLWNKIFGVDVEHIDQFEIVRRSQQITDEKARKGRLWIEEKAKAVHYDGKYLTPEKLELQIKSYHAVREIVEEMELDFVGIKGQLELTEHFVTMDVTEAFLNDPYDWEGKHEPIVCATEADSDGALTMQIFKLIAKTPVLFADVRHYVKEHDILDLCNSGNHATYFAARSFEPDENMKKVEFYPQTFYFPAGGAAVKHIAAPGRVTLGRLTREDGRYRFTVIPGEFMDFGEEKNYEIADSIQDNWPHAFLKMETPINEFLSRYSSNHIHGVYGDYVEEIRIFCEISNIDFVLMK
- a CDS encoding ABC transporter permease subunit, which codes for MREIPEELYKSAEIDGARGWQKILYITLPCLKPVIITTLILGCIFTMKVFDLV
- a CDS encoding heavy-metal-associated domain-containing protein — encoded protein: MRYILNVPDISCNHCKMRISRALDELGIKNYEVSVEEKKVIVETEDLNSVLKKLEEIDYPVESYQEV
- a CDS encoding ThuA domain-containing protein, whose product is MRVFAFLGDRYHDHDLFLETLKDALNGEIHDLRPEEFSEIRKLPDLVVIGRWNLIDDEKLWLDEESVRFLEEYVKTGGKLFVWHSGLARFPESYNRLVGGRFIHHPPQKKVRYYGKNVEFELIDEHYFVELYSDVEIFFWSESEDGISSAGWVKRFHKGKILALTPAHSEGLKDEAFRNFLRNALSSFIVQTS
- a CDS encoding C4-dicarboxylate TRAP transporter substrate-binding protein, which encodes MSRKVLLAVILGVLLASLMFGAKYTLKFGHVLAPGEPYHQAFLKWAKAVEERTNGDVKIEVYPSSQLGVEEDIIEQIRMGAPLGWNTDSARLGMYVKDIGVMNLAYFIDFMGAKTPEEAIEVLKKIKQSPTMQKWLKELEQKYGIKVLSFYWVQGYRHFVTNKPIRKPEDLKGLRIRTPGAPAWQESIRALGAVPVAINFGEIYTAVQTKAVDGAELTYANVYNGGLYEVLKYMSETGHFLLINFEIVSADWFNSLPPEYQKIVEEEMDKAGIEVSLKIMKELEEEFKQKCIEKGMTVIPASEIDKEAFVERAKQAYKKLGLEDALNQLIRDVKGE
- a CDS encoding TRAP transporter small permease, producing MKKLDEILLKIEKHSAKILLLVMIVMVFASGVARFIGHPINWAVDFSTFLFGWACFFAVDVAWRENKMMSVDIFVKRLSERKQRIIRLINYFIILAFSFYLIVWGFYLSYKTRYRTFVGMPNFSYTWVTLSVPVGGMLLFRTTILKIMAEFRNKKEAQ
- a CDS encoding TRAP transporter large permease, whose product is MLIVLIAFAVFLILGMPVAFAIGISGFLWFLQHPELPITIPIQRLLSQTVNFALLAIPMFIVAGNVMNSAGVTKRLLDFASTLVGHMKGGLGQVSAVLSTLMGGVSGSSIADAAMETRMLGPEMLRRGYPRGFAVAVNVWTSLITPIIPPGIAFIIYGTIGQVSIGRLFAAGIGPGLLLMVVYMITIWSVANRLNLAPEREKRASGKEIVEALGKSIWALIFPVLLIVGLRGGIFTPSEVGSFAVLYGMLVGFLIHREMSFRTFYWETLENSLGDIGSVMFILSMSAIFGYGMIWERIPERLAQFLLGITSNPSLLMIMISIFLVFAGLFVDATALILMLTAVLLPVARQVGIDPVHFGLVFILSAAMGNQTPPVGASMYAGCSVLGATLEEYVKASWPFLIVTVIAILLIIFFPQLVLFIPNLIFG